Sequence from the Bacillus sp. es.036 genome:
AAAGACCGAGCAGGCTCGATCTTTTGCTAACGAACTATAAAAATGAGTCGCTCCTATTGCTGCATTGGTCGGACAACCACTTCATTCACATTCACATATTCAGGTTGAGTGACTGCATACACAACCGCACGAGCAATATCATCCGCTTGAAGAGCTTTCATTGAAGAGGCACGATCTTTAAACATGTTGAGGACCTCTTCATCCGTAATATGATGAGTTAGTTCAGTTTCAACGGCACCTGGAGAAATATTCGTGACACGTACACCAGTTTTTGATAACTCTTTTTCAAGTCCCATTGAAAGGGCTCTTACGGCATATTTTGTAGCACTATACACGGCACTTGAAGCAAATACTTCATGCCCTGCTACACTTGAGACATTAATAATATGACCACTCTCTTGTTTTAACATATCAGGAAGCGCTGCATGAATGCCGTATAGAACACCTTTAATATTCACGTCCACCATTTGACTCCATTGATCCACCTCATCATTTTTCATAAATGATAGTAGCATCACTCCAGCATTATTGACGACGATGTCAACCTTTCCAAATTCTTGTTTGGCTTGCTCAACGAGTTGCTCCATATCTTCTTTTTTCGTAACATCCGTTTTCACTACAATGGCTTTTCCATTTGATTGATTCGTGATGAAGCTCGCTAAGTCAGTCAGTTTTTCTTCACGACGAGCTGCAAGCACAAGACTTGCTCCTTCATTCGCTAGTTGTTTCGCTATCGCCTCACCAATACCACTGCTAGCTCCAGTTACTATTGCTACTTTCCCATCAAGTTTCATCGATTGATCGCCTCCGCTTAGTTAAAGTTATTCTTATTGACCATAGCACAACTTTCTAAAATGATTGAATGTTCTGCTCAATTAATATGTAAATGCTTCGTTACTGGTGTAAAATGAAGCACGATCTACCTCCATAAGAAGTTTCCTGCTTATACAAAAACGAAACTAACCAACAAAGCATCGACTTTGTTGGTTAGTTTCGTAAAAAAGGTGCATAAACCGTTAATTGATATACCGATATTCCATTAATCGATTAAGAATATGAACTTCTTGCAGGATTTCTTCTCCAATGTTTGTTTCACGAACTTTTTTTCTTTCTAATTCCTTATCTACTAATCGTTTTACTGACAATACATCTGCTCCGTGTAATAAAACTTCTTCTTTAGAATTAAATAATTTATGAGCAACAAGCTGCATGCCGTAAGAATTAAATAATAACGTGTACCCCGCAATACCTGTTGTTGATTGATAAGCTTTCGAGAAACCGCCATCAATGACAATCATCTTGCCATTTGCTTTGATTGGATTTTCTCCATCAATTTCTTTAACAGGCGTGTGTCCATTTATAATATGACCTTGATCTGGATTAAGGTCAAATTCTGCTAGAATCTGGCGACAGATCTCTTCTTCTTCACGCAAATGATAATAGGGATTTTTTCTTTCTTTATGGCTCTTCTTATCACTTATAAAATATCTCTCAAACGTCGTCATTTCTCTCTTACCGAACAGAGAAGAATACTCGCCTGTCCACAAATACCAAACCATATCTGTCGAAAGGTCAGCTGTTTCTTCAGGATGTGCGAAAGCATGGCGTAAATAATTCTCAAAAATATCAAGTAACTCGCGACCGGCATACGTTTTATTTTCGATGATCATTTTTTCCATATTCCCATTCTCATCGAGAGGAATACATCCATGAATTAATAGATTACCATTGTATCTTAGATAAAGACTGCCTTTTTTCATAAGGAAGTTCATATGTCTAGCAAGCTTTTCCGAGTGTTGTACTGAAAACAAAAGCTTGTTGATGACTTCCTCCTCCTCCTCTAATAGCTGGTCAGGTTGATCTGGATTAATGGTTGAAAAACAGGTGTTTTCTAACGGATACGTTTGCCCATGAATCGTAATGGTGTTTTCTTGATAATCAATCTTCTCTAATAAAAGTCTTTCAGACATATTAAAGTAAGATCTTCTTTTGATGATTGGACTCTCGAGTTTAAACTGTATCATCGTGATCGCCTGATGTATTTTCGTGATTTGACATTTTTCATGACTCGTTTGTTTCTCATCAGATTCTCTCTTTGGCGCAAAAGCGGGATTATCATCATAATATTTTTCGGCGAGATTCAGTAAGGGTCTCAGATTTATGCCATAAACATCTTCAATGATTTCCAAATTGTTGTATCTAGCACAAATACGAATAATATTAGCAAGACATACTTTAGATCCTGCAAACGCACCAATCCATAAGACATCGTGGTTTCCCCATTGAATATCTACCGAATGATAGTGAATAAGGGTATCCATAATTTTATCAGGTTCTGGTCCTCGATCGTAGATATCCCCCACAACGTGAAG
This genomic interval carries:
- a CDS encoding SDR family oxidoreductase, whose product is MKLDGKVAIVTGASSGIGEAIAKQLANEGASLVLAARREEKLTDLASFITNQSNGKAIVVKTDVTKKEDMEQLVEQAKQEFGKVDIVVNNAGVMLLSFMKNDEVDQWSQMVDVNIKGVLYGIHAALPDMLKQESGHIINVSSVAGHEVFASSAVYSATKYAVRALSMGLEKELSKTGVRVTNISPGAVETELTHHITDEEVLNMFKDRASSMKALQADDIARAVVYAVTQPEYVNVNEVVVRPMQQ
- a CDS encoding fructose-1,6-bisphosphatase, whose protein sequence is MNTKHLDLLAQKYDSEEKVVTEIINLKAILNLPKGTEHFVSDLHGEYQAFQHVLRNGSGKVKEKISDLFKDELPEDELNEFATLVYYPEEKINLIKHSFSNDNELYEWYTVMIERMLKLISYASSKYTRSKLRKALPTQFVYVIEELLYKTADLTNKEPYYNKILQQIISLNQADKLITGLAYTTQRLVVDHLHVVGDIYDRGPEPDKIMDTLIHYHSVDIQWGNHDVLWIGAFAGSKVCLANIIRICARYNNLEIIEDVYGINLRPLLNLAEKYYDDNPAFAPKRESDEKQTSHEKCQITKIHQAITMIQFKLESPIIKRRSYFNMSERLLLEKIDYQENTITIHGQTYPLENTCFSTINPDQPDQLLEEEEEVINKLLFSVQHSEKLARHMNFLMKKGSLYLRYNGNLLIHGCIPLDENGNMEKMIIENKTYAGRELLDIFENYLRHAFAHPEETADLSTDMVWYLWTGEYSSLFGKREMTTFERYFISDKKSHKERKNPYYHLREEEEICRQILAEFDLNPDQGHIINGHTPVKEIDGENPIKANGKMIVIDGGFSKAYQSTTGIAGYTLLFNSYGMQLVAHKLFNSKEEVLLHGADVLSVKRLVDKELERKKVRETNIGEEILQEVHILNRLMEYRYIN